One Novosphingobium sp. EMRT-2 DNA segment encodes these proteins:
- the rpoB gene encoding DNA-directed RNA polymerase subunit beta, translating into MATKAPARPGVKKRIRKIFGDIHEVVQMPNLIEVQRESYEQFLRSDPATGYVSGLEKTLRSVFPIQDFAGTASLDIKERDGYVLEAPKYDVNECRQRGITYAAPMKVTLKLATFEVDAETETKSLIDIKEQDVYMGDIPLMTDNGTFFINGTERVIVSQMHRSPGVLFDHDRGKTHSSGKYLFAARVIPYRGSWLDFEFDAKDIVNVRIDRKRKLPVTALLYALGLNGEQILDYFYDKVTWARGEGGWRVPFVLEQWRGAKPAFDIVDAKSGEVIFPAGQKISPRAANKAAKDGLEELLIPTEEIFGRYSAKDLIDESTGRIWIEAGDEVSPENLEVLDRAGVDRLELLDIDHVNTGPWIRNTMKADKAEDRDQALADIYRVMRPGEPPTRETAEALFDGLFFDADRYDLSAVGRVKLNMRLGLDCPDTVTTLRTDDILAVVKELVNLKDGKGEVDDIDNLGNRRVRSVGELLENQYRVGLLRMERAVKERMSSVDVSTVMPNDLINAKPAVAAVREFFGSSQLSQFMDQTNPLSEVTHKRRVSALGPGGLTRERAGFEVRDVHPTHYGRICPIETPEGPNIGLINSLSTFARVNKYGFIETPYRKVIDGKVTKEVVYLSAMEEQKHTVAQASAETNGDGSFVEELVSARQNGEFVMAPRETITLMDVSPKQLVSVAASLIPFLENDDANRALMGSNMQRQAVPLVKADAPFVGTGMEETVARDSGAAIAALRGGIVDQVDATRIVIRASGDVEPGQSGVDIYTLQKFQRSNQNTCINQRPLVKVGDVVEKGDVLADGPSTDLGELALGRNTLVAFMPWNGYNYEDSILISERIVKDDVFTSIHIEEFEVMARDTKLGPEDITRDIPNVGEEALRNLDEAGIVYIGAEVHPGDILVGKITPKGESPMTPEEKLLRAIFGEKASDVRDTSLRLPPGVSGTIVEVRVFNRHGIEIDDRTRAIQNEEIERLAKDREDERAILNRATFNRLRDMLLGQVAAAAPKGLKKGIEIDEQVLADVERHEWWKFAVADDARQAQLEAVKAQYDETVKAIQEKFEDRKEKLERGDELAPGVLKMVKVFVAVKRKLQPGDKMAGRHGNKGVISRILPIEDMPFLEDGTHVDIVLNPLGVPSRMNVGQIFETHLGWAARGLGQQIKHALEDWRYANPNPEAAAPPSVLIDKLKDVYGEQYHADIDSRNTAEIVELAENLKAGVPMGTPVFDGARESDISAMLTKAGLDTSGQSTLYDGRTGEAFDRKVTVGIIYMLKLHHLVDDKIHARSIGPYSLVTQQPLGGKAQFGGQRFGEMEVWALQAYGAAYTLQEMLTVKSDDVVGRTKVYEAIVKGDDTFEAGIPESFNVLVKEMRSLGLNVELSSLDDQDDDDGLAEAAE; encoded by the coding sequence ATGGCGACCAAGGCTCCCGCACGCCCCGGCGTGAAGAAGCGCATCCGCAAGATCTTCGGCGACATCCACGAAGTCGTGCAGATGCCGAACCTGATCGAGGTTCAGCGCGAATCCTACGAGCAGTTCCTGCGCTCCGATCCGGCCACGGGCTATGTCTCGGGCCTGGAAAAGACGCTGCGGTCGGTGTTCCCGATCCAGGACTTCGCCGGCACCGCCAGCCTCGATATCAAGGAGCGCGACGGTTACGTGCTCGAGGCGCCGAAGTACGACGTCAACGAATGCCGTCAGCGCGGCATCACCTACGCCGCGCCGATGAAGGTGACGCTCAAGCTGGCGACCTTCGAGGTCGACGCCGAGACCGAGACCAAGTCGCTCATCGATATCAAGGAGCAGGACGTCTACATGGGCGATATCCCGCTCATGACCGACAACGGCACCTTCTTCATCAACGGGACCGAGCGCGTCATCGTGTCGCAGATGCACCGTTCGCCGGGCGTCCTGTTCGACCATGACCGCGGCAAGACGCACTCGTCGGGCAAGTACCTCTTCGCCGCCCGGGTGATTCCCTATCGCGGTTCGTGGCTCGACTTCGAGTTCGACGCCAAGGACATCGTCAACGTCCGCATCGACCGCAAGCGCAAGCTGCCGGTCACGGCGCTGCTCTATGCGCTGGGCCTGAACGGCGAGCAGATTCTCGACTACTTCTACGACAAGGTCACCTGGGCGCGCGGCGAAGGCGGCTGGCGCGTGCCGTTCGTGCTGGAACAGTGGCGCGGCGCGAAGCCGGCGTTCGACATCGTCGATGCCAAGTCGGGCGAGGTGATCTTCCCCGCCGGCCAGAAGATCAGCCCGCGCGCGGCCAACAAGGCGGCCAAGGACGGGCTTGAGGAACTGCTGATCCCGACCGAGGAAATCTTCGGCCGCTATTCGGCCAAGGACCTGATCGACGAATCGACCGGCCGCATCTGGATCGAGGCGGGCGACGAAGTCAGCCCCGAGAACCTCGAAGTGCTCGACAGGGCGGGCGTCGACCGGCTCGAACTGCTCGACATCGACCACGTCAACACCGGCCCGTGGATCCGCAACACGATGAAGGCCGACAAGGCCGAGGATCGCGACCAGGCGCTGGCCGACATCTACCGCGTGATGCGCCCCGGCGAACCGCCGACGCGCGAAACCGCCGAAGCGCTGTTCGACGGCCTGTTCTTCGACGCCGACCGCTATGACCTTTCGGCCGTGGGCCGCGTCAAGCTCAACATGCGCCTCGGCCTCGACTGCCCCGACACGGTCACCACCCTGCGCACCGACGATATCCTCGCCGTGGTCAAGGAACTGGTGAACCTGAAGGACGGCAAGGGCGAAGTCGACGACATCGACAACCTCGGCAACCGTCGCGTGCGTTCGGTGGGCGAACTGCTGGAGAACCAGTACCGCGTCGGCCTGCTGCGCATGGAACGCGCGGTGAAGGAGCGCATGTCGTCGGTCGACGTCTCGACGGTGATGCCGAACGACCTGATCAACGCCAAGCCGGCGGTGGCCGCGGTGCGCGAATTCTTCGGTTCGTCGCAGCTGTCGCAGTTCATGGACCAGACCAACCCGCTCTCCGAAGTGACGCACAAGCGCCGCGTTTCGGCGCTCGGGCCGGGCGGTCTTACCCGCGAGCGCGCGGGCTTCGAGGTCCGCGACGTTCACCCGACCCACTATGGCCGCATCTGCCCGATCGAAACGCCGGAAGGCCCGAACATCGGTCTGATCAACTCGCTGTCCACCTTCGCCCGCGTCAACAAGTATGGCTTCATCGAAACGCCGTACCGCAAGGTGATCGACGGCAAGGTGACCAAGGAGGTCGTGTACCTCTCGGCCATGGAAGAGCAGAAGCACACGGTGGCGCAGGCTTCGGCCGAAACCAACGGCGATGGCTCGTTTGTGGAAGAGCTGGTCTCGGCGCGGCAGAACGGCGAATTCGTGATGGCCCCGCGTGAAACGATCACGCTGATGGACGTCAGCCCCAAGCAGCTCGTCTCGGTGGCCGCCTCGCTGATTCCGTTCCTGGAAAACGACGACGCCAACCGCGCGCTGATGGGCTCGAACATGCAGCGCCAGGCGGTGCCGCTGGTCAAGGCCGACGCGCCGTTCGTGGGCACCGGCATGGAAGAGACCGTGGCGCGCGATTCGGGCGCCGCGATCGCGGCGCTGCGCGGCGGCATCGTCGACCAGGTCGACGCGACGCGTATCGTCATCCGCGCTTCGGGCGATGTCGAACCCGGCCAGTCGGGCGTGGACATCTACACGCTGCAGAAGTTCCAGCGTTCGAACCAGAACACCTGCATCAACCAGCGTCCGCTGGTGAAGGTGGGTGACGTGGTCGAAAAGGGCGACGTGCTGGCCGACGGTCCCTCGACCGATCTCGGCGAGCTGGCGCTCGGCCGGAACACGCTCGTCGCGTTCATGCCCTGGAACGGCTACAACTACGAAGACTCGATCCTGATCTCCGAACGGATCGTGAAGGACGACGTGTTCACCTCGATCCACATCGAGGAGTTCGAGGTCATGGCCCGCGACACCAAGCTGGGGCCGGAAGACATCACGCGCGACATCCCGAACGTCGGCGAGGAAGCGCTGCGCAACCTCGACGAGGCGGGCATCGTCTATATCGGCGCCGAAGTGCATCCGGGCGATATCCTTGTCGGCAAGATCACCCCCAAGGGTGAATCGCCGATGACCCCGGAAGAAAAGCTGCTGCGCGCGATCTTCGGCGAAAAGGCCAGCGACGTGCGCGACACCTCGCTCCGCCTGCCGCCGGGCGTTTCGGGCACGATCGTCGAAGTGCGCGTGTTCAACCGCCACGGCATCGAGATCGACGACCGTACCCGCGCGATCCAGAACGAGGAAATCGAACGCCTCGCCAAGGACCGCGAGGACGAACGCGCGATCCTCAACCGCGCCACCTTCAACCGTCTGCGCGACATGCTGCTCGGCCAGGTGGCCGCGGCCGCGCCGAAGGGGCTGAAGAAGGGCATCGAGATCGACGAGCAGGTGCTGGCCGATGTCGAACGCCACGAATGGTGGAAGTTCGCGGTGGCCGACGATGCGCGCCAGGCGCAGCTCGAAGCGGTCAAGGCGCAGTACGACGAGACCGTCAAGGCGATCCAGGAGAAGTTCGAGGACCGCAAGGAAAAGCTCGAACGCGGCGACGAACTCGCCCCGGGCGTGCTCAAGATGGTCAAGGTCTTCGTCGCGGTGAAGCGCAAGCTGCAGCCGGGCGACAAGATGGCCGGCCGTCACGGCAACAAGGGCGTCATCAGCCGCATCCTGCCGATCGAGGACATGCCGTTCCTGGAAGACGGCACCCACGTCGACATCGTGTTGAACCCGCTGGGCGTGCCTTCGCGCATGAACGTCGGGCAGATCTTCGAGACCCACCTGGGCTGGGCCGCGCGCGGCCTGGGCCAGCAGATCAAGCACGCGCTGGAGGACTGGCGCTATGCCAATCCCAATCCGGAAGCGGCCGCGCCGCCGAGCGTGCTGATCGACAAGCTCAAGGACGTCTATGGCGAGCAATACCACGCCGATATCGACAGCCGGAACACGGCCGAGATCGTCGAGCTGGCCGAAAACCTGAAGGCTGGCGTGCCCATGGGCACCCCGGTGTTCGACGGCGCGCGCGAATCCGACATTTCGGCGATGCTGACCAAGGCGGGTCTCGACACCTCGGGCCAGTCCACGCTCTATGACGGGCGCACGGGCGAAGCCTTCGACCGCAAGGTCACGGTGGGCATCATCTACATGCTGAAGCTGCACCACCTGGTCGACGACAAGATCCACGCGCGTTCGATCGGGCCGTACAGCCTCGTCACCCAGCAGCCGCTGGGCGGCAAGGCCCAGTTCGGCGGCCAGCGCTTCGGGGAAATGGAGGTCTGGGCGCTCCAGGCCTATGGCGCGGCCTATACGCTGCAGGAAATGCTGACGGTGAAGTCGGACGACGTGGTCGGCCGCACCAAGGTTTACGAAGCGATCGTCAAGGGCGACGACACCTTCGAGGCCGGCATTCCCGAAAGCTTCAACGTGCTCGTCAAGGAAATGCGCTCGCTCGGCCTCAACGTCGAACTGTCGTCGCTGGACGATCAGGACGACGATGACGGCCTTGCCGAGGCGGCGGAGTAA